The genomic region TCGCTGCTGTTGGGATCTTCGCTTTCGACCGAGGCATCCATGTCGTCGTAATACCCGTTATTCGGGGGCTCGGGCGATCGCGGGCGACGTCTGCGGGTGCGGCTGTCGGCGGCAGAACTACTACTCGGTCGCCGGGTGGGAGGACGCCGACGCACGTCGTCATCGTAGTAGGTACTGCGACTGTTGCGCGGATCTTGAGAGCCTTTGATGCGACGACGCACGGGACCTTCGTCGTAGGGTTCGATCTCGTCGAGTTCGGCATCGACCCGGTAGACGCGGCTCACGGGTCGGTCTTCATCGACAATCGGCGCCTGTCGCTTAGCTTGCGCGGTGGTCACCCCCCGCAATCGGACATTTTCATAGGCGAAAAAGATCGCCGATCCCCCTAAGAGGATTTGACCGAATTGCATGATCGGGTCGAAGCGCCATCCGTAAAAGAAGAGGATCCCGCCACAGAGCAACGCGACTGCTGCAAAGAATAAATCGTAATCCCGAGATAGTTCCGGACGCCACGATCGCACGGCGTAAAGCAAGGCCCCGCCAACGGCGATCGCGATGCCGACAATACTCGCTAAATTGAGACTAAAATTGACCATCGCCTCTCTCCTACTACCTGTCCTATGGTAGCGAGTCTGCGTTCAAATCTCCACCGCATCGTTGCTGCGATCCGGTTTGGCTTCATTGTATCGGGTCGCGCGATCGCCCCTCGAAGGCGGATTTCTCGCCGGGCGACAAAAAACCTCAAGTTCTCGGTTGGAGAGGACGCACGATTCTCCTCCCCCGCCGCAACTTGAGGTCGATCGCTTTCGAGCGCGGTTTAGGAACGGCGTTGAATTTTGTCTTTTTGGCTGATGAAGAACAAACCGCCGAAGATCGCGCCTAAAACTAAAGCGCCCCAAAACAGACTCCAAAATAAATTCGCTAAAGAAGGTGTCATCGTTGTTAAATTCCTCAATCACAAGATTGCCTTTTTTGAATTTTAGTGAAGTTTTACCCCGTTGAGAAGCCTATCTTTCAGAAATCTCCCCAAGCCATCCCTCGGGGTTTACCCGGGACGATCGCCGAAATTTCCGACCGACAGCCGGGGTTTTCAGGGAGCAGAACGCTGTAATTCCCTGATTTTTGGTGTTTTTCCCCTGCGATCGCCCATCTCCCGGTTTGCGGCAATTTTTAGGGGCGATCGCCCGTTAAAATAGAAGTCGATAGCGGTAACAAAACTTAAAGATTTGACTCATGAGTTCAGCAGCGATCGCCTCTTGGATTGTCGGCCCCATTTTACTGGTCATGACCTTACTGTTCATCTTACGGATCGTCCTCACCTGGTATCCACAAGTCGAACTCAACAAACTCCCCTGGAATCTGATCGCCTGGCCCACCGAACCCTTTTTAATTCCCACGCGCAAACTCATCCCTCCCCTCGGCGGCGTCGATATTACCCCCATTCTCTGGGTCGGCATTTTCAGCTTGCTGCGCGAACTGCTGCTGGGTCAGCAAGGGATTATCACCATGATGATGTAGGAGTGATGATGTAGGAATTCTAGGGCAAGGGATTTGAGATTTTAGATTTTGAGATTGAGAAGGTCAAGATTTTGTTGCTGGTGCGGGCATCTTGCCCGCATCATCAATCACGGTTCTTATAAGTAAGATATTCTCCCTTCCGACCCCCTACTCTTTACTCATCAATTGCTCTACAAAATTGGTATACACATCTCCCCGACAGAAATCGTCATTTTCGAGAATCCGTTGGTGAAAAGGAATCGTCGTCGGTAATCCCGTGATCGCACATTCCCGTAACGCCCGTCTCATGCGGCAGATAGCCGAGGGGCGATCGGGCGCCCAGACAATTAACTTCCCAATCAGAGAATCGTAGTAAGGCGGAATCTCATAATCCGTATAGACGTGGGAATCCATCCGTACTCCCGGACCTCCCGGGGGCAAATAGCCGCTAATACGTCCCGGATGGGGCCGGAAGTTGCGATCGGGATCTTCCGCATTCACCCGACATTCGATCGCGTGACCCCTTAACTGCACCTGCTCTTGGGTCAACTGCAACTTCTCCCCTTGGGCAATTCTCAACTGTTCGGCAATCAAATCCAACCCCGTAATCATTTCCGTCACCGGATGTTCCACCTGAATCCGGGTGTTCATCTCCATAAAATAGAACTCTCCCGACGCATCGAGGAGAAATTCCACCGTTCCCGCCCCGGTGTAATGAATCGATTTCGCCGCTTGAACCGCCGCATAACCCATTTTTTCGCGCAATTCCGGCGTTAATGCCGGACTGGGAGCTTCTTCGAGTAATTTTTGGTGCCGTCGCTGGATCGAACATTCCCGTTCGCCGAGGTGAATGACATTGCCGTAATTGTCCGCGAGGATTTGGAACTCGATATGACGGGGGCGTTCGACGAACTTCTCCATATAAACCCCCGCATTGCCAAACGCCGCTTCCGCTTCCCCTTGGGCGGCGGCAAATGATTTCGGCAATTCGCTTTCACTTCTGACCAGACGCATCCCGCGACCGCCCCCCCCGGCGGTGGCTTTGATAATCACCGGATAGCCGATTTTACGGGCGACGGACAGGGCTTGTTTTTCGTCGGTGAGCAAGCCGTTACTACCGGGAACCGTGGGAACCCCCGCCCGTTGCATGGTTTCTTTAGCAGTGGATTTGTCGCCCATCGCCCGGATGGCGTCGGGGGTCGGACCGATGAAGGAGATTTGATGGTCGGCGCAAATTTCGGCAAAGCGCGCGTTTTCTGCTAAAAAGCCGTAACCGGGATGAATGGCGGTGGCGTTGTGGGTCAGGGCGGCAGAGATGATATTGGGGATATTGAGATAGCTTTTGCTGCTGGGGGCTTCGCCGATGCAAACTGCTTCGTCAGCGAGTTGGACGTGCAGGGCTTGGGCGTCAACGGTGGAGTGAACGGCAACAGTAGCAATCCCTATTTCTTCGCAGGTGCGGAGGATGCGAAGGGCGATTTCGCCTCGGTTGGCAATCAGAATTTTAGAAAATTGCATTACTATCGCGCTGGGGTTGACTCGTGGGTGAAAAGAAATGAGAGAAATGAATAGCGGATCCGATCGAACCCGCTCGTGATGCGCCCGATCGCCTGGGCGTCCGGTGCCTAACCGATTATCGTATCACGGAGGCGATCGCAAGGAAGATTTGTTATTTTAGATTTTAAATTTTAGATTTTAGATTAAATTTTTATTGAAATTACTAAGTTTTTGCATTTTTATTTGTAGTAATACAATTTTAAAATAATATAGATTTTCTGAAAAAATGCACGAAATTTTCCAAAAAAGGCGATCGCATCGCCGATAGATGTGTTAAAGTACGATCCGGATGCGATACAATAGTAAATCGCAGCAAATCACCGCGCGGATGTGGTGGAATTGGTAGACACGCACGCTTGAGGGGCGTGTGACGCAAGTCTTGCGAGTTCGAGTCTCGCCATCCGCATTGTCAGAATACAAAAGTGTAGGGTGGGCAAATGTTGCCCACCCTACAGGTTTTAACGAGCAGTCGTCACCAACTCCGACGGGAGACGTTTGAACGAGAGGCGTTCATTTTCGACATCGACAAAGATCGTGTCGCCGTCGTTAAATTCGGCGCGTAGAATCGCTTTAGCAATTTGGGTTTCCAACTCCCGTTGGATGGCGCGTTTGAGGGGACGGGCGCCGTAAACGGGGTCGTAGCCAACTTCCGCCAAGAAATCGATCGCCCCTTCCGAGAGTTGAATCGACATCTTGCGGTCCGCCAAGCGTTGCGCCAAGCGACCGAGTTGGAGTTCGACTATTTGACGCAATTGATGTTTCTGCAAACTGTGGAAAATCACAACTTCATCGATACGATTGAGGAATTCGGGGCGGAAATTGCCGCGCATGGCGTCCATAACCCGCGATCGCATTTCTTCGTACCGAGAATCGTCCCCCGCCAGATCGAGAATGTACTGAGACCCGATATTACTGGTCATGATAATCACGGCATTTTTGAAGTCCACCGTGTGACCTTGGGCGTCGGTGATGCGTCCGTCATCGAGAATTTGCAGCATGATATTAAACACGTCGGGGTGCGCTTTCTCGATTTCGTCGAACAGAATCACCGCATAAGGACGGCGCCGGATCGTTTCGCTGAGTTGTCCGCCTTCTTCATAACCGACATATCCCGGAGGCGCGCCAATCAAGCGGGAAACGGCGTGTTTCTCCATATATTCCGACATGTCGATGCGGACCATCGCCTCTTCGGTATCGAATAAATAGGCGGCGAGGGCTTTGGCGAGTTCCGTTTTCCCTACCCCGGTCGGTCCGAGGAAGATAAAGCTGGCGACGGGACGATTGGGGTCGGCGAGTCCGGCGCGCGATCGCTGGATCGCGTCGGCGACGGCGGTTACCGCTTCTTCCTGACCGACAACGCGCTGGTGTAGTTCCTCTTCGAGGTGCAGGAGTTTTTCTTTTTCCGATTCGACTAATTTACTAATCGGAATTCCGGTCCATTTAGAAATAATTTCGGCGATGTCGGATTCGGTGACTTCTTCGCGCAGCAGGGTTTGACCGCCTTTTTGATTGGCTTCGAGTTGTCCTTCGGCGTTTTCGAGTTGTTTTTGTAACTCGTTGAGTTTGCCGTATTTGAGCTCGGCGGCGCGGTTGAGGTCGTAGCTGCGTTCCGCTTGTTGAATTTCGATGTTGACGCGATCGATTTCTTCTTTAATGGTTTGAATGTTTTCGATCGTGTCTTTTTCCGATTCCCACTGACTGTTGAGGGTGCGTTGGTGTTCTTTGAGGTTTTCGATCTCTTTGTCGAGGAGTTTGAGGCGGTCTTGGGAGGCGGTGTCGGTTTCGTTTTTTAACGATAGCCTCTCCATTTCCAGTTGGACGATTTTGCGATCGATCTCGTCGAGTTCTTCGGGTTTGGAGGTAATCTCCATTTTGAGTTTAGCGGCGGCTTCGTCTACGAGGTCGATCGCCTTATCCGGGAGAAAGCGATCGCTGATGTAGCGACTGGACAGAGACGCGGCGGCGACGAGGGCGTTATCGGAAATTTTAACGCCGTGGTGAACTTCGTAGCGTTCTTTCAAACCGCGCAAGATCGAGATCGTGTCGGTGACGGAAGGTTGATCGACGTAAACCTGTTGGAAACGGCGTTCTAAGGCGGCGTCTTTTTCGACGTATTTGCGATATTCGTCTAGAGTCGTGGCGCCGATACAGCGCAGTTCGCCCCTAGCGAGCATCGGTTTGAGCAAGTTCCCCGCATCCATCGCCCCTTGGGTAGCTCCGGCGCCGACGACGGTGTGAATTTCGTCGATAAATAGGATGACATTCCCGTTGGAGTCGGTGACTTCTTTGAGGACGGCTTTGAGGCGTTCCTCGAATTCGCCACGAAATTTAGCCCCGGCGATGAGGGCGCCCATGTCGAGGGCGATCAGGCGACGGTCTTTGAGGGATTGGGGGACATCTCCGGCGATGATGCGTTGGGCGAGTCCTTCGGCGATCGCGGTTTTACCGACGCCGGGTTCGCCGATGAGGACGGGGTTATTTTTGGTTCGCCGGGAGAGAATTTGAATAGTCCGCCGAATTTCGTCGTCTCTACCGATCACGGGGTCGAGTTTACCTTGACGCGCGGCTTCGGTGAGATCGCGGCCATATTTTTCTAAGGCTTGGTATTTCCCTTCGGGATTTTGATCGGTCACTTTTTGGCTCCCTCGCACTTGGGCGATCGTGGTTTTGAGTTTTTGTTCGTCGAGTTGAAATTCTTGATAGAGTGCTTTTCCGAAGCGATCGTCTTTGAGAAAGCCTAAGACGAGGTGTTCGATGGAAATGTATTCGTCTTTATAGGCTTTACGATACTCGTCGGCGCGATCGAGGAGAGTGTCGAGACTGCG from Oxynema aestuarii AP17 harbors:
- a CDS encoding Ycf66 family protein, producing the protein MVNFSLNLASIVGIAIAVGGALLYAVRSWRPELSRDYDLFFAAVALLCGGILFFYGWRFDPIMQFGQILLGGSAIFFAYENVRLRGVTTAQAKRQAPIVDEDRPVSRVYRVDAELDEIEPYDEGPVRRRIKGSQDPRNSRSTYYDDDVRRRPPTRRPSSSSAADSRTRRRRPRSPEPPNNGYYDDMDASVESEDPNSSDIPRASTRRTSTTSRTRRRPRPTDDVGPERPPRRPPQPQDEPSPSEYVDYQPIDPNEDEEEDNTGNFDY
- a CDS encoding photosystem II reaction center X protein; protein product: MTPSLANLFWSLFWGALVLGAIFGGLFFISQKDKIQRRS
- a CDS encoding YggT family protein; translated protein: MSSAAIASWIVGPILLVMTLLFILRIVLTWYPQVELNKLPWNLIAWPTEPFLIPTRKLIPPLGGVDITPILWVGIFSLLRELLLGQQGIITMMM
- the accC gene encoding acetyl-CoA carboxylase biotin carboxylase subunit — its product is MQFSKILIANRGEIALRILRTCEEIGIATVAVHSTVDAQALHVQLADEAVCIGEAPSSKSYLNIPNIISAALTHNATAIHPGYGFLAENARFAEICADHQISFIGPTPDAIRAMGDKSTAKETMQRAGVPTVPGSNGLLTDEKQALSVARKIGYPVIIKATAGGGGRGMRLVRSESELPKSFAAAQGEAEAAFGNAGVYMEKFVERPRHIEFQILADNYGNVIHLGERECSIQRRHQKLLEEAPSPALTPELREKMGYAAVQAAKSIHYTGAGTVEFLLDASGEFYFMEMNTRIQVEHPVTEMITGLDLIAEQLRIAQGEKLQLTQEQVQLRGHAIECRVNAEDPDRNFRPHPGRISGYLPPGGPGVRMDSHVYTDYEIPPYYDSLIGKLIVWAPDRPSAICRMRRALRECAITGLPTTIPFHQRILENDDFCRGDVYTNFVEQLMSKE
- the clpB gene encoding ATP-dependent chaperone ClpB; translated protein: MQPNNPNLFTEKAWAAIAATPDLAKQAQQQELQSEHLMKSLLDGAGLAANIFNKAGVPVQQLRDRTEQFINRQPKVSGSSSVFLGRSLDTLLDRADEYRKAYKDEYISIEHLVLGFLKDDRFGKALYQEFQLDEQKLKTTIAQVRGSQKVTDQNPEGKYQALEKYGRDLTEAARQGKLDPVIGRDDEIRRTIQILSRRTKNNPVLIGEPGVGKTAIAEGLAQRIIAGDVPQSLKDRRLIALDMGALIAGAKFRGEFEERLKAVLKEVTDSNGNVILFIDEIHTVVGAGATQGAMDAGNLLKPMLARGELRCIGATTLDEYRKYVEKDAALERRFQQVYVDQPSVTDTISILRGLKERYEVHHGVKISDNALVAAASLSSRYISDRFLPDKAIDLVDEAAAKLKMEITSKPEELDEIDRKIVQLEMERLSLKNETDTASQDRLKLLDKEIENLKEHQRTLNSQWESEKDTIENIQTIKEEIDRVNIEIQQAERSYDLNRAAELKYGKLNELQKQLENAEGQLEANQKGGQTLLREEVTESDIAEIISKWTGIPISKLVESEKEKLLHLEEELHQRVVGQEEAVTAVADAIQRSRAGLADPNRPVASFIFLGPTGVGKTELAKALAAYLFDTEEAMVRIDMSEYMEKHAVSRLIGAPPGYVGYEEGGQLSETIRRRPYAVILFDEIEKAHPDVFNIMLQILDDGRITDAQGHTVDFKNAVIIMTSNIGSQYILDLAGDDSRYEEMRSRVMDAMRGNFRPEFLNRIDEVVIFHSLQKHQLRQIVELQLGRLAQRLADRKMSIQLSEGAIDFLAEVGYDPVYGARPLKRAIQRELETQIAKAILRAEFNDGDTIFVDVENERLSFKRLPSELVTTAR